In Meleagris gallopavo isolate NT-WF06-2002-E0010 breed Aviagen turkey brand Nicholas breeding stock chromosome 2, Turkey_5.1, whole genome shotgun sequence, the following are encoded in one genomic region:
- the ZC3H12D gene encoding probable ribonuclease ZC3H12D isoform X1: protein MPARMALTSSFSSKPVLPGSEGVSTGREVHQSKLDFFCKLGYGKQDICKVLESLGQEALEDDVLKELIRMGRKPQALESQAQPPQLKLVARGSCSTSPVPKWLGEEEGDSSSHLRAIVIDGSNVAMSHGNKEVFSCWGIRLAVDWFRERGHTYIKVFVPLWRKEPPRQDSPIADQHILEELEKQSILVYTPSRKVKGKRVVCYDDRYIVKVAYEKDGVIVSNDHYRDLQNENPEWKWFIEQRLLMYSFVSNRFMPPDDPLGRHGPTLNNFLSKKPALPESTWQPCPYGKKCTYGNKCKFYHPERLHQAQLSVADELRARTKVPMSLGKVEEMCNCSPYRTGREPMPHNPVTKMPQGASRGMRASCYAAWSPGSYHAQPADAWAISSNSGLELDQKPPEALRGQALIGDMAALSISDKVYSGTRSACTSQAKEVSDRPHSCCSLRHNPFLLHHHHCLDCTCLPGSPFQHSVIPPAPGRHLEHRWPQECWSDGAQTGPALEAQQQQHIPPSSVMPLAEPLQVYREQPQCCFPSQPFLLNATSRPDFFQKASAQPSAAYCDYWPPHAARPPAQQTSVHRELCTIFPCAEVNRVMALYPEIKDIASLTLLIQRHRNL from the exons ATGCCTGCTAGGATGGCCCTGACCAGTTCATTTTCCAGCAAGCCAGTACTGCCAGGCTCCGAGGGAGTTTCGACGGGGAGAGAAGTTCACCAGAGCAAGCTGGACTTTTTCTGCAAGCTAGGCTATGGTAAGCAGGACATCTGCAAAGTGCTGGAGAGCCTGGGCCAGGAGGCCCTGGAGGATGATGTGCTCAAAGAGCTGATTCGGATGGGGAGAAAACCTCAAGCTCTGGAGAGCCAGGCTCAGCCTCCCCAACTAAAACTTGTCGCCCGTGGGTCGTGCAGCACTTCACCTGTGCCAAAgtggcttggagaagaggaaggtgaTTCCTCCAGTCACTTGAGAGCCATTGTGATTGATGGCAGCAATGTAGCAATGAG CCATGGAAACAAAGAGGTCTTCTCCTGCTGGGGGATCCGCCTGGCTGTGGACTGGTTCCGAGAAAGGGGGCACACCTACATCAAGGTTTTTGTCCCCCTCTGGAGGAAGGAGCCCCCTCGACAAGACAGTCCCATTGCAG ATCAGCACATTCTTGAAGAGCTTGAAAAGCAATCAATCCTTGTGTATACCCCGTCTCGGAAGGTGAAAGGCAAGAGAGTAGTTTGCTACGATGATCGTTATATTGTGAAGGTTGCTTATGAAAAAGATGGGGTCATTGTTTCCAATGACCATTACCGGGATCTCCAGAATGAAAATCCTGAGTGGAAATGGTTTATAGAGCAGCGACTACTCATGTACTCTTTTGTCAGTAATAG gTTTATGCCTCCTGATGATCCACTAGGCCGGCACGGACCCACTCTTAATAATTTCCTCAGCAAAAAGCCAGCACTTCCTGAATCAACATGGCAGCCTTGCCCCTACG gtAAAAAATGCACTTATGGTAACAAATGCAAGTTTTACCACCCAGAGAGGCTGCATCAAGCTCAACTGTCAGTTGCTGATGAACTCAGAGCCAGAACAAAAGTGCCCATGAGCCTGGGCAAGGTGGAGGAGATGTGCAACTGCTCTCCGTATCGGACTGGCAGAGAGCCTATGCCTCACAACCCTGTCACAAAAATGCCACAGGGAGCCAGCAGGGGCATGAGGGCCTCTTGCTATGCAGCATGGTCCCCAGGCAGCTACCATGCACAACCAGCTGATGCCTGGGCCATCAGCTCCAACTCTGGCCTGGAGTTGGACCAGAAACCACCAGAAGCCCTCAGAGGCCAAGCCCTCATAGGAGACATGGCAGCACTCTCCATCAGTGACAAGGTGTACTCTGGAACCAGATCCGCGTGCACCTCACAGGCCAAAGAGGTGTCTGACAGACCTCATAGCTGTTGTAGCCTGAGGCACAACCCCTTCTTGCTGCACCACCACCACTGCTTGGACTGCACCTGCTTACCAGGGAGCCCCTTCCAGCACTCAGTGATCCCACCTGCTCCAGGCAGGCACCTGGAGCACCGCTGGCCCCAGGAGTGCTGGTCTGATGGGGCCCAGACTGGGCCAGCCCTGGAggcgcagcagcagcagcacatccctCCATCCTCTGTGATGCCTCTAGCTGAGCCACTGCAAGTGTACAGAgagcagccccagtgctgtTTCCCCAGCCAACCCTTTCTGCTGAATGCCACGAGCAGGCCTGACTTCTTCCAGAAAGCCTCTGCTCAGCCCAGTGCTGCTTACTGTGATTACTGGCCACCCCACGCTGCAAGACCTCCTGCCCAGCAAACAAGTGTCCACAGAGAGCTGTGCACTATTTTCCCCTGTGCCGAAGTGAATCGAGTCATGGCACTGTACCCTGAGATCAAGGATATTGCTAGCTTGACATTACTGATTCAAAGACACAGAAACTTGTGA
- the ZC3H12D gene encoding probable ribonuclease ZC3H12D isoform X2 yields MAPWGSDSHGNKEVFSCWGIRLAVDWFRERGHTYIKVFVPLWRKEPPRQDSPIADQHILEELEKQSILVYTPSRKVKGKRVVCYDDRYIVKVAYEKDGVIVSNDHYRDLQNENPEWKWFIEQRLLMYSFVSNRFMPPDDPLGRHGPTLNNFLSKKPALPESTWQPCPYGKKCTYGNKCKFYHPERLHQAQLSVADELRARTKVPMSLGKVEEMCNCSPYRTGREPMPHNPVTKMPQGASRGMRASCYAAWSPGSYHAQPADAWAISSNSGLELDQKPPEALRGQALIGDMAALSISDKVYSGTRSACTSQAKEVSDRPHSCCSLRHNPFLLHHHHCLDCTCLPGSPFQHSVIPPAPGRHLEHRWPQECWSDGAQTGPALEAQQQQHIPPSSVMPLAEPLQVYREQPQCCFPSQPFLLNATSRPDFFQKASAQPSAAYCDYWPPHAARPPAQQTSVHRELCTIFPCAEVNRVMALYPEIKDIASLTLLIQRHRNL; encoded by the exons ATGGCACCGTGGGGATCGGACAG CCATGGAAACAAAGAGGTCTTCTCCTGCTGGGGGATCCGCCTGGCTGTGGACTGGTTCCGAGAAAGGGGGCACACCTACATCAAGGTTTTTGTCCCCCTCTGGAGGAAGGAGCCCCCTCGACAAGACAGTCCCATTGCAG ATCAGCACATTCTTGAAGAGCTTGAAAAGCAATCAATCCTTGTGTATACCCCGTCTCGGAAGGTGAAAGGCAAGAGAGTAGTTTGCTACGATGATCGTTATATTGTGAAGGTTGCTTATGAAAAAGATGGGGTCATTGTTTCCAATGACCATTACCGGGATCTCCAGAATGAAAATCCTGAGTGGAAATGGTTTATAGAGCAGCGACTACTCATGTACTCTTTTGTCAGTAATAG gTTTATGCCTCCTGATGATCCACTAGGCCGGCACGGACCCACTCTTAATAATTTCCTCAGCAAAAAGCCAGCACTTCCTGAATCAACATGGCAGCCTTGCCCCTACG gtAAAAAATGCACTTATGGTAACAAATGCAAGTTTTACCACCCAGAGAGGCTGCATCAAGCTCAACTGTCAGTTGCTGATGAACTCAGAGCCAGAACAAAAGTGCCCATGAGCCTGGGCAAGGTGGAGGAGATGTGCAACTGCTCTCCGTATCGGACTGGCAGAGAGCCTATGCCTCACAACCCTGTCACAAAAATGCCACAGGGAGCCAGCAGGGGCATGAGGGCCTCTTGCTATGCAGCATGGTCCCCAGGCAGCTACCATGCACAACCAGCTGATGCCTGGGCCATCAGCTCCAACTCTGGCCTGGAGTTGGACCAGAAACCACCAGAAGCCCTCAGAGGCCAAGCCCTCATAGGAGACATGGCAGCACTCTCCATCAGTGACAAGGTGTACTCTGGAACCAGATCCGCGTGCACCTCACAGGCCAAAGAGGTGTCTGACAGACCTCATAGCTGTTGTAGCCTGAGGCACAACCCCTTCTTGCTGCACCACCACCACTGCTTGGACTGCACCTGCTTACCAGGGAGCCCCTTCCAGCACTCAGTGATCCCACCTGCTCCAGGCAGGCACCTGGAGCACCGCTGGCCCCAGGAGTGCTGGTCTGATGGGGCCCAGACTGGGCCAGCCCTGGAggcgcagcagcagcagcacatccctCCATCCTCTGTGATGCCTCTAGCTGAGCCACTGCAAGTGTACAGAgagcagccccagtgctgtTTCCCCAGCCAACCCTTTCTGCTGAATGCCACGAGCAGGCCTGACTTCTTCCAGAAAGCCTCTGCTCAGCCCAGTGCTGCTTACTGTGATTACTGGCCACCCCACGCTGCAAGACCTCCTGCCCAGCAAACAAGTGTCCACAGAGAGCTGTGCACTATTTTCCCCTGTGCCGAAGTGAATCGAGTCATGGCACTGTACCCTGAGATCAAGGATATTGCTAGCTTGACATTACTGATTCAAAGACACAGAAACTTGTGA